A DNA window from Capnocytophaga sp. ARDL2 contains the following coding sequences:
- a CDS encoding PD-(D/E)XK nuclease family protein has protein sequence MKHISFVEEIAERLIKDTAWDFAHTKVVLPNKRAKIFLQDALKNRSERFVIAPEIMSIEELIAQISHVKKIDSLESLFVFYTIYIENTPKEKIQDFESFSGWAKLLLQDFNDIDTYLLDPNHVFSYLQNIDDINHWAVNADIQTDLIKKHLTFWETLPIYYEKFSQHLISQNKGYQGIIYRKAVEKLNDFIQNDRSENTYYFCGFNALNQAEEIIFQRLAKEQKAKILWNIDQYFLNDNDHEAGYFARKIKKNWGLYNSRPYEDINDFYTKEKNIHIYGTPKNIGQAKIVGEIINNFTKEGKNLQETAVILSDENLLLPLLNQLPIETNALNITMGFGSKTHPSHLLIQKLLKMQNNACNRNEHTTFYYKEVLDVLQHPYISQHTDAKEIVQFINKQNISFFYYETLEKNVAISPFIASILTPWKNLSLDEIIEKLFTVLQEIKHLLVEKNDDISLAFTYTIYQTLNKIKNYQETYQLIDSLSHFTNIYKQIADLMEVSFEGEPLQGLQIMGILESRVLDFDTVIITSVNEGKFPKSKTINTFIPYDVKVELGLPTYKEKDSIFTYHFYHLLHRANNIYIIYDNDQSQGKEPSRFITQLQLDNIKQHHITEVNTTAPTDKSTQKKKKIVKTDQLISLLKEIAYSPSSLSSYLRDPLQFYLQSVLKIYDNPEVEENIAVNTLGNVIHSTLEELYTPFIGKEILAEDVKQMKEKVPALLEKYFKEIYSSHYVLSGKNLLAMEATLYNINAFLDNEIAELNDGNTIQLVALEKKMEYTFTHPTLPCPIQLKGTADRIELRNGILRIIDYKTGYLHERNVKVSNFENLIHLEREKAIQLFCYALMYKEEANGQPVQAGIYSFRLKSEGYKLLTIDKVGTLITPDILAQFEEQLANLLNEILNPEIAFKEPNNLDDEDTYTSSETA, from the coding sequence ATGAAACACATCAGCTTTGTAGAAGAAATAGCCGAGCGACTCATCAAAGACACGGCGTGGGATTTTGCTCATACCAAAGTGGTTTTACCCAACAAACGTGCAAAAATTTTCTTACAAGACGCCTTAAAAAATCGCTCGGAACGATTTGTGATTGCTCCAGAAATTATGAGTATAGAAGAGTTGATAGCTCAAATTTCTCATGTCAAAAAAATCGATTCTTTAGAGTCTCTATTTGTGTTTTACACCATTTATATCGAAAACACTCCCAAAGAAAAAATTCAAGATTTTGAATCGTTTTCTGGTTGGGCAAAATTGTTGTTGCAAGATTTCAACGACATAGACACTTATTTGCTCGACCCTAATCACGTATTTTCGTATCTTCAAAACATAGACGACATCAATCATTGGGCGGTAAATGCTGATATTCAAACCGATTTAATCAAAAAACATTTGACTTTTTGGGAGACTTTACCTATTTATTACGAAAAATTTTCGCAACATCTTATTTCACAAAACAAAGGATATCAAGGCATCATCTATCGTAAAGCTGTTGAAAAACTCAATGATTTTATCCAAAACGATCGCTCTGAAAACACCTATTATTTTTGTGGATTCAATGCATTGAACCAAGCTGAAGAAATCATTTTTCAACGTTTGGCAAAAGAACAAAAAGCCAAAATACTGTGGAACATAGACCAATATTTCCTCAACGACAACGACCATGAAGCGGGATATTTTGCTCGTAAAATAAAGAAAAACTGGGGATTGTACAATTCGCGTCCTTATGAAGACATCAATGATTTTTATACAAAAGAAAAAAACATCCACATATACGGTACGCCTAAAAATATAGGACAAGCGAAAATCGTAGGCGAAATCATCAATAATTTTACCAAAGAGGGAAAAAATCTACAAGAAACTGCAGTGATACTGAGTGACGAAAACTTGCTTTTGCCTTTACTCAATCAACTCCCAATTGAGACAAATGCTCTCAATATCACCATGGGATTTGGATCAAAAACGCATCCTTCGCATTTGTTGATTCAAAAGTTATTAAAAATGCAAAATAATGCATGCAATCGCAACGAACATACTACGTTTTACTATAAAGAAGTTCTAGATGTGTTGCAGCACCCATACATTTCGCAACACACTGATGCTAAAGAGATTGTACAGTTCATCAACAAGCAAAATATTTCGTTTTTCTATTATGAAACTTTAGAAAAAAACGTCGCAATCAGTCCGTTTATAGCATCGATTTTAACTCCATGGAAAAACCTTTCATTAGATGAAATCATAGAAAAATTGTTTACTGTTTTACAAGAAATAAAACATCTATTAGTCGAAAAAAATGATGATATTTCATTGGCATTTACCTACACGATTTATCAGACTTTAAACAAAATAAAAAATTATCAAGAAACCTATCAGTTGATTGATTCGCTATCGCATTTTACCAATATTTACAAGCAAATTGCAGATTTGATGGAAGTTTCTTTTGAAGGAGAACCACTACAAGGTTTACAAATCATGGGAATTCTCGAAAGTCGTGTGTTGGATTTTGACACAGTTATCATCACATCAGTAAATGAGGGAAAATTCCCTAAGAGTAAAACTATCAACACTTTTATCCCCTATGATGTAAAAGTGGAATTGGGATTGCCAACTTACAAGGAAAAAGACTCGATTTTTACCTATCATTTTTATCATTTGCTGCATCGAGCAAATAACATTTACATCATTTACGACAACGACCAAAGCCAAGGAAAAGAACCGAGTAGATTTATCACTCAATTGCAGCTCGACAACATCAAACAACACCATATCACCGAGGTAAACACAACTGCACCCACTGATAAATCGACACAAAAAAAGAAGAAAATCGTCAAAACCGACCAACTAATTTCTCTACTGAAGGAAATTGCCTATTCGCCATCGAGTTTGAGTAGCTATCTTCGCGATCCCTTGCAGTTTTACCTTCAAAGTGTACTAAAAATCTACGACAATCCCGAAGTGGAAGAAAACATCGCTGTCAACACTCTGGGAAATGTTATTCACAGCACCTTAGAAGAACTCTACACCCCATTCATTGGAAAAGAGATTTTGGCAGAAGATGTCAAGCAAATGAAAGAAAAAGTACCTGCTCTGTTGGAAAAATATTTCAAAGAAATCTATTCCTCACACTATGTTTTATCAGGAAAAAATCTACTAGCGATGGAGGCTACTTTGTACAACATCAATGCTTTTTTAGACAATGAAATTGCCGAATTAAACGATGGAAACACCATTCAATTGGTAGCATTGGAGAAAAAAATGGAATACACATTTACACATCCTACGTTGCCCTGCCCTATCCAATTGAAAGGAACTGCCGATCGCATCGAATTGAGAAACGGCATTTTGCGAATTATCGATTACAAAACAGGATACCTGCATGAGCGAAATGTAAAAGTTTCTAATTTTGAAAATTTAATCCATTTAGAAAGAGAAAAAGCTATACAGCTATTTTGCTATGCTCTGATGTATAAAGAAGAAGCCAATGGACAACCAGTTCAAGCTGGGATATATTCCTTCCGATTGAAAAGTGAGGGATACAAATTGCTAACTATAGACAAAGTAGGTACGCTGATTACCCCTGATATTTTAGCACAATTTGAAGAACAATTGGCAAATTTGCTCAACGAAATACTCAATCCAGAAATTGCTTTTAAAGAACCCAATAATTTGGATGATGAAGATACTTATACGTCAAGTGAAACGGCGTAA
- a CDS encoding SPFH domain-containing protein — protein sequence MIYIIVVVILALFFMSFFTVKQQSAVIVERFGKYLSIRQSGLQIKIPVIDRIAGVVNLRIQQLDVIIETKTKDNVFVKMKVSVQYKVVQDRVYEAFYKLEYPHDQIRSYVFDVVRAEVPKLKLDDVFERKDDIAIAVKRELNDAMITYGYDIINTLITDIDPDIQVKNAMNRINSADREKTAAEYEAEAQRIRIVAKARAEAESKRLQGQGIADQRREIARGLVESVDVLNKVGINSQEASALIVVTQHYDALTAIGAENNSNLILLPNSPQAGSDMLNNMVASFVASNQVSEVMKNVAKVKKEIKPNVSQESTFEEDEE from the coding sequence ATGATATATATAATAGTTGTAGTTATTTTAGCTTTGTTTTTTATGAGTTTTTTTACCGTAAAACAACAAAGTGCTGTGATTGTTGAACGTTTTGGAAAATACCTTTCGATTCGTCAATCGGGATTGCAAATCAAAATCCCCGTGATTGATCGAATTGCGGGAGTAGTAAACTTGCGTATCCAACAATTGGATGTTATTATCGAAACCAAAACCAAAGACAACGTATTCGTAAAGATGAAAGTATCAGTGCAGTACAAAGTAGTACAAGATAGAGTTTACGAAGCGTTTTATAAATTGGAATATCCTCACGATCAGATCAGATCGTATGTGTTTGATGTGGTACGAGCTGAGGTTCCAAAATTGAAATTGGACGACGTTTTTGAAAGAAAAGACGATATTGCAATCGCTGTTAAACGTGAATTGAACGATGCAATGATTACCTACGGATACGATATCATCAACACTTTGATTACAGATATCGACCCAGATATTCAAGTAAAAAATGCGATGAACCGTATCAACTCTGCCGATAGAGAAAAAACAGCAGCAGAATACGAAGCAGAGGCTCAAAGAATCCGCATCGTAGCAAAAGCAAGAGCAGAGGCAGAGTCAAAGAGATTGCAAGGGCAGGGTATCGCCGACCAGCGTAGAGAAATTGCACGTGGTTTGGTAGAATCGGTAGATGTGCTAAACAAAGTAGGAATCAACTCTCAAGAGGCATCTGCTTTGATTGTAGTTACACAACACTACGATGCTTTGACAGCTATCGGAGCTGAAAACAATTCTAACTTGATTTTGTTGCCAAATTCACCACAAGCAGGTAGCGATATGCTCAATAATATGGTGGCGTCATTTGTCGCAAGCAACCAAGTGAGCGAAGTAATGAAAAACGTTGCAAAAGTGAAGAAAGAAATAAAACCAAATGTTTCGCAAGAATCCACTTTTGAAGAAGACGAAGAATAA
- a CDS encoding DUF5723 family protein, whose amino-acid sequence MATKNLYDAKIGFSITDIGSLNYKANANSFKYTLNTGNQEIRIDLQNIKNTLQSYNKIVTYENIEGRTFTSSLPTTMHLRVDVRICSKLFIDLT is encoded by the coding sequence ATGGCTACAAAAAATCTATATGATGCAAAAATTGGCTTTTCGATTACAGATATAGGCAGTTTGAATTACAAAGCGAATGCCAACTCATTTAAATATACTTTGAACACAGGTAATCAAGAAATAAGAATCGATTTGCAAAACATTAAAAACACGTTACAATCTTACAACAAGATTGTAACTTATGAAAACATTGAAGGTCGTACATTTACTTCTTCGTTGCCTACAACAATGCACCTGAGAGTTGACGTACGCATTTGTAGTAAATTGTTTATAGATCTGACTTAG
- a CDS encoding DUF5723 family protein has translation MKQQIELFARFKKNYEKFTSINSSVYSHNHINQSIHSDILEPSAFFKLDKNVIGFSTRIRTMVHAREIDAKIIQDFIGDVNTGTLANYPLLKKENTNVSGNAFCEIGVAFSRNLIETEHHKFNIGANVKYVMGSF, from the coding sequence ATCAAACAACAAATTGAGTTATTCGCTAGATTTAAAAAGAATTATGAAAAATTTACATCTATCAACTCTTCAGTTTACTCACACAACCATATCAATCAGAGTATCCATTCTGACATTTTGGAGCCTTCAGCCTTTTTTAAATTAGATAAAAATGTCATCGGTTTTTCTACTCGTATTCGCACAATGGTACACGCAAGAGAGATTGATGCAAAAATCATTCAAGATTTTATCGGTGATGTAAACACAGGAACTTTAGCAAATTATCCTTTATTAAAAAAAGAAAACACCAACGTATCAGGAAACGCCTTTTGTGAAATTGGAGTAGCATTTTCACGTAATCTCATCGAAACTGAACATCACAAATTCAATATAGGTGCCAATGTGAAATATGTAATGGGAAGCTTCTAA
- a CDS encoding lysophospholipid acyltransferase family protein: MQKLLSYPLSVLYYICLGLSLVIFHPIQWFCLKVFGYQSHKKSVDILQWFLMRSANVLGTTFSVTGKENLPKERPLIFVCNHQSMFDIVSIIWFLQEAHPKFVSKIELGKGIPSVSFNLKYGGSALIDRNDPKQALSAIRDLAKYIQTNKRSAVIFPEGTRSKTGKPKRFSENGLKMLCKFAPNAMVVPLTINNSWKIFRYGSFPMGLGSAVKLHVHPAIKIKDMEFEQLLETVENTVKSKIEE; encoded by the coding sequence ATGCAGAAATTACTATCGTATCCATTAAGTGTTCTCTATTATATTTGTTTGGGATTGAGTTTGGTAATCTTTCATCCGATCCAATGGTTTTGTTTGAAAGTTTTTGGATATCAGTCGCATAAAAAAAGTGTGGATATACTACAATGGTTTTTGATGCGTAGTGCCAATGTATTGGGGACGACTTTTTCGGTAACTGGAAAAGAAAACTTACCAAAAGAGCGACCATTGATTTTTGTTTGTAATCACCAATCGATGTTTGATATTGTGAGCATTATTTGGTTTTTGCAAGAGGCTCATCCAAAATTTGTAAGTAAAATTGAGTTAGGGAAAGGTATTCCGAGCGTCTCATTCAATTTGAAATACGGAGGATCTGCCCTGATAGACAGAAATGACCCAAAACAGGCGTTGTCTGCTATAAGAGACTTGGCAAAATACATACAAACTAACAAGCGTTCGGCTGTAATTTTTCCTGAAGGAACGCGATCAAAAACAGGAAAACCAAAGAGATTTTCTGAAAATGGATTGAAAATGTTGTGCAAATTTGCTCCCAATGCGATGGTTGTACCTTTGACAATCAACAATTCTTGGAAAATATTTAGATATGGTAGTTTTCCGATGGGATTGGGAAGTGCAGTAAAATTGCATGTACACCCCGCTATCAAAATAAAAGATATGGAGTTTGAGCAACTACTAGAAACAGTAGAAAATACAGTAAAATCAAAGATTGAAGAATAA
- a CDS encoding acyl-ACP desaturase: protein MSVKNIRLEVMQFLEKNIDSFVQNYLIPVEKIWQPSDLLPNSQSENFFEEVTELREYAKELPYDFWVVLVGDTITEEALPTYESWLMEVEGVKQKEGEDGTGNGWAKWIRHWTGEENRHGDLLNKYLYLSGRVNMREVEITTHHLLNDGFDPGTDQDPYKNFVFTSFQELATYVSHNRVSQLAKKYGDHKLSKICRIIAGDEMRHHHAYSDFVERIFQVDPSEMMKAFYYMMKKKITMPANLIRESGGAMGDAFVHFSESAQRIGVYTSTDYVDILNKLIKRWEIDKITNLTDEAEKARDYLMRLPDRMLKLAERMKVSEESYIFKWVNPATLR from the coding sequence ATGTCAGTAAAAAACATCAGATTGGAGGTGATGCAGTTTTTGGAAAAAAACATCGACTCTTTTGTACAAAACTATTTGATTCCAGTAGAGAAAATCTGGCAACCATCAGATTTATTGCCCAATTCACAAAGCGAAAATTTCTTTGAGGAAGTAACCGAATTGCGTGAATATGCCAAAGAATTGCCGTACGACTTTTGGGTGGTATTGGTAGGAGATACAATCACGGAAGAAGCCTTGCCTACTTACGAATCTTGGTTGATGGAAGTAGAAGGTGTAAAACAAAAAGAAGGTGAGGATGGAACAGGAAACGGCTGGGCAAAATGGATTCGTCACTGGACGGGTGAGGAAAATCGTCATGGAGATTTGCTCAATAAATATTTGTATTTGTCTGGGCGTGTAAATATGCGTGAAGTAGAAATCACTACACATCACTTGCTCAACGATGGTTTTGACCCCGGTACAGATCAAGATCCTTATAAAAACTTTGTGTTTACGAGTTTTCAAGAATTGGCAACCTATGTATCTCACAATCGTGTCTCACAATTGGCAAAAAAATACGGAGATCACAAATTGTCAAAAATCTGTAGAATCATTGCAGGAGACGAAATGCGTCACCACCATGCATATTCTGATTTTGTAGAAAGAATTTTTCAAGTAGATCCGTCGGAAATGATGAAGGCGTTCTACTATATGATGAAGAAAAAAATCACTATGCCAGCCAACTTGATTCGCGAATCAGGTGGAGCTATGGGAGATGCTTTTGTACATTTCTCTGAATCTGCACAACGTATCGGTGTTTATACTTCTACCGATTATGTCGATATCTTAAACAAACTTATCAAACGTTGGGAAATCGATAAAATCACCAATCTGACGGATGAGGCAGAAAAAGCAAGAGATTATCTCATGCGTTTGCCAGATCGTATGTTGAAATTGGCGGAACGAATGAAAGTTTCAGAAGAATCATATATTTTTAAATGGGTGAATCCCGCAACTTTACGATAA
- a CDS encoding cell division protein FtsX has product MSKSFERYQKRRLISSYFSVVISIFLVLFLLGTLGMFVNNAEKISNTFKENIPMTIFFKDEAKDTDIIALQKELEQKEYLKDIAFVHKDTAAIQHQETIGENFVQFLGHNPLRHSLDLHLHGAYVEKDSIKNIEMSFKENKLVDDVIYDAQLVNLVNDNVEKVTFWVLVVSGVFALIAMLLINSSLRLSVYSNRFIIKTMQMVGATKSFIRRPFVWRSIKLGLIGSVLAVIAVLSLTWYIDKQLPALGLMQDYQSLGIVSVEILLLGIVITWFSTYFATTKYLNLKSDDLY; this is encoded by the coding sequence ATGTCTAAATCATTTGAAAGATACCAAAAACGAAGATTGATTTCTTCTTATTTCTCTGTTGTAATCAGTATATTTTTAGTTTTGTTTTTGTTGGGTACATTGGGAATGTTTGTCAACAATGCCGAGAAAATTTCCAATACTTTTAAAGAAAATATTCCGATGACCATTTTCTTTAAAGACGAAGCAAAAGATACTGATATCATTGCACTTCAAAAAGAATTAGAACAAAAAGAATATTTAAAAGACATCGCTTTTGTACATAAGGACACAGCAGCTATTCAACATCAGGAAACCATTGGCGAAAATTTCGTTCAGTTTTTAGGGCACAATCCATTGCGTCATTCGTTGGATTTGCATCTGCACGGAGCGTATGTAGAAAAAGATTCTATCAAAAATATCGAAATGAGTTTTAAAGAAAACAAACTAGTTGATGATGTGATTTACGACGCTCAATTGGTGAATTTGGTAAACGACAATGTAGAAAAAGTTACCTTTTGGGTATTGGTTGTAAGTGGTGTTTTTGCGTTGATTGCAATGTTGCTAATCAACAGTTCGTTGAGACTTTCGGTTTACTCCAATCGTTTTATTATCAAAACAATGCAAATGGTAGGAGCGACAAAATCATTTATCCGTCGTCCTTTTGTGTGGAGAAGCATCAAATTGGGATTGATTGGTTCGGTATTGGCAGTAATCGCAGTGTTGTCATTGACATGGTACATTGATAAACAATTACCAGCCTTGGGATTGATGCAAGATTATCAATCTTTGGGAATTGTATCGGTAGAAATTTTATTATTAGGGATTGTCATCACTTGGTTTAGTACTTATTTTGCTACTACAAAATATTTAAATCTAAAATCAGATGATTTGTATTAA
- a CDS encoding DUF3098 domain-containing protein — protein MENNKKTLFTKENYLLIVVGVLTIAVGFILMMGGNSENPEIFNEEVFSFRRIRLAPAVIFVGFTVCILSIFYSRKK, from the coding sequence ATGGAAAACAATAAAAAAACATTATTTACAAAAGAAAATTACCTATTGATTGTAGTAGGTGTATTGACCATTGCGGTAGGATTTATATTGATGATGGGAGGGAATAGCGAAAATCCAGAAATCTTCAACGAAGAAGTATTTAGTTTTCGTAGAATAAGATTGGCACCAGCAGTTATTTTTGTTGGATTTACCGTTTGTATCCTTTCTATTTTTTATTCAAGAAAAAAGTAA
- a CDS encoding undecaprenyl-diphosphate phosphatase — MELFHYILIAIIEGLTEYLPISSTAHMGFTAALLGLDSNDEFLKMFQVSIQFGAILSIVVLYWKKFFDFNNFNFYLKLAFAVIPALGLGYLFDDMIEEVLGNQKVISIVLILGGIVLIFVDQWFKNPKIHDEKEISFKKALTIGFWQCLAMMPGTSRSAASIIGGMTQGLSRKAAAEFSFFLAVPTMLAVTIYSVFVKKWGAEGIVQQKGYEMILATSENTQIFILGNIIAFIVALIAVKTFIAVLTKYGFKFWGWYRIIVGIILLIYFW; from the coding sequence ATGGAACTTTTTCATTACATACTCATCGCAATCATCGAAGGGTTGACAGAATATTTGCCGATTTCATCAACGGCTCACATGGGGTTTACTGCTGCATTGCTGGGTTTGGATAGCAATGATGAATTTTTGAAAATGTTTCAAGTTTCTATTCAATTTGGAGCTATTCTTTCGATAGTAGTATTGTATTGGAAAAAATTTTTTGATTTCAACAATTTCAATTTTTATTTAAAATTGGCTTTTGCCGTAATTCCTGCTTTGGGATTGGGTTATTTATTTGACGATATGATTGAAGAAGTTTTAGGAAATCAAAAAGTAATTTCGATAGTGTTGATTCTTGGGGGAATTGTTTTGATTTTCGTTGATCAATGGTTCAAAAATCCAAAAATTCACGACGAAAAAGAAATTTCATTCAAAAAAGCCCTAACTATCGGATTTTGGCAATGTTTGGCAATGATGCCTGGTACTTCGCGTTCGGCTGCTTCCATTATCGGAGGGATGACGCAGGGGTTGAGCAGAAAAGCCGCGGCTGAATTTTCTTTTTTTTTGGCGGTGCCTACTATGTTGGCTGTAACTATTTATTCTGTTTTTGTGAAAAAATGGGGGGCAGAAGGGATTGTACAACAAAAAGGTTATGAAATGATTTTGGCTACTTCAGAAAACACACAAATCTTTATTTTAGGAAATATCATCGCGTTTATTGTGGCACTTATCGCCGTGAAAACATTTATTGCAGTTTTGACAAAATACGGATTTAAATTTTGGGGTTGGTACCGCATCATCGTAGGAATTATTTTGTTGATTTATTTTTGGTAA
- the truB gene encoding tRNA pseudouridine(55) synthase TruB has translation MQKLTKEQFQEGQILLIDKPLTWSSFQAVNKIKYTLLKNLNLPKRFKIGHAGTLDPLASGLLIVCTGKFTKKIPELQAQIKEYIGTITVGATTPSYDLETKIDQTFPTDHITSELIETTRQQFIGQIQQFPPVFSALKKDGKRLYEHAREGSEVEIQARTIEILEFEITRIALPEIDFRVVCSKGTYIRSLAFDFGKALRSGAHLIALRRTKIGNFSVEKGIEPNDFERIYNPSKYENQVK, from the coding sequence ATGCAAAAACTAACAAAAGAACAATTTCAAGAGGGACAAATCTTATTGATAGATAAACCATTGACTTGGAGTTCGTTTCAAGCAGTAAATAAAATCAAATATACTTTATTGAAAAATTTGAATTTGCCCAAACGATTCAAAATAGGTCATGCAGGTACATTAGACCCTCTTGCTTCTGGATTGTTGATTGTTTGCACAGGGAAATTTACCAAGAAAATACCCGAACTTCAAGCACAAATCAAAGAATATATAGGCACGATAACCGTTGGGGCAACCACACCTTCTTATGATTTGGAAACGAAAATCGACCAAACTTTTCCTACAGACCACATCACTTCCGAATTGATAGAAACCACTCGTCAGCAATTTATCGGACAAATTCAGCAATTTCCACCTGTTTTTTCGGCATTGAAAAAAGATGGGAAACGATTGTACGAACATGCAAGAGAGGGTAGTGAAGTAGAAATTCAAGCACGAACAATTGAGATTTTGGAATTTGAAATCACTCGAATTGCTTTGCCAGAAATCGATTTTAGAGTGGTTTGTAGTAAAGGAACCTACATTCGCTCATTGGCGTTTGACTTTGGGAAAGCGTTGCGTTCGGGTGCACATCTTATCGCTTTAAGAAGAACTAAAATCGGAAATTTTTCAGTGGAAAAAGGCATAGAACCCAACGATTTTGAACGAATTTACAATCCAAGTAAGTACGAAAATCAAGTAAAATAA
- a CDS encoding YiiX/YebB-like N1pC/P60 family cysteine hydrolase, with the protein MMNELVKLVFFFLYIQFSFAQSPTKLEKGDLLFININCGEMCEAINAVTEGYHGLKFNHVGLVDIDEKGGVWLYEAVEKGVVKTPLRLFLAYTKQPVYVGKLANEYHYLIPKVLDFCNSQLGVPYDHDFLYDNGKYYCSELIYDAFLFANEQEDFFQMYPMNYKEPHSEEYYAVWIKHFEERGMEVPQGKLGCNPGAMSMDEKIIMKEFIK; encoded by the coding sequence ATGATGAATGAATTAGTAAAACTTGTGTTTTTCTTTTTGTATATACAGTTTTCTTTTGCTCAATCGCCAACCAAATTGGAAAAAGGCGATTTGTTGTTTATCAATATCAATTGTGGTGAAATGTGTGAGGCAATCAATGCGGTAACAGAGGGATATCATGGTTTGAAATTCAACCATGTGGGATTGGTAGATATTGATGAAAAAGGAGGCGTTTGGCTATATGAAGCCGTAGAAAAAGGAGTGGTAAAAACCCCTTTACGATTGTTTTTGGCATATACCAAACAGCCTGTTTATGTTGGAAAATTGGCTAACGAATACCATTATTTAATTCCCAAAGTTTTGGATTTTTGCAATTCACAATTGGGTGTACCGTACGACCATGATTTTTTATATGACAATGGAAAATATTATTGTTCAGAATTGATTTACGATGCGTTTTTATTTGCCAATGAACAAGAAGATTTTTTTCAAATGTATCCTATGAATTACAAAGAACCACACTCTGAGGAATATTATGCCGTTTGGATTAAACATTTTGAAGAAAGAGGAATGGAAGTACCACAAGGAAAATTAGGGTGTAATCCAGGAGCAATGAGTATGGATGAAAAAATTATTATGAAAGAATTTATAAAATAA
- a CDS encoding VOC family protein, whose protein sequence is MFANGTVTMSMENTFWGEYFGMCTDAFGINWMMSYREG, encoded by the coding sequence TTGTTCGCAAATGGTACAGTAACGATGTCAATGGAAAATACATTTTGGGGCGAATATTTCGGAATGTGTACCGATGCTTTTGGTATCAACTGGATGATGAGTTACCGCGAAGGGTAA
- a CDS encoding type II toxin-antitoxin system HicB family antitoxin, translated as MEVKKIEIFVEKDKEGMYWGTTQNFVGVVSSCGNTFEELKSNLEGAFADNIEIAKEFGEDYANDYEDVEFVYKMDLSSFFALIPEVKISSVAKKAGLNESLVRQYKNGIATASQEQAYKIQNAIHQLGKELLAVQF; from the coding sequence ATGGAAGTTAAAAAAATAGAAATTTTTGTTGAAAAAGACAAGGAAGGAATGTATTGGGGAACAACTCAAAATTTTGTGGGTGTGGTCAGCTCTTGTGGAAATACATTTGAGGAATTGAAAAGCAATTTGGAAGGGGCTTTTGCAGATAATATAGAAATTGCTAAAGAGTTTGGGGAAGATTATGCAAATGATTATGAAGATGTAGAATTTGTTTATAAAATGGATTTGTCTTCGTTTTTTGCTTTGATTCCTGAAGTGAAAATTTCATCGGTGGCAAAAAAAGCTGGATTGAACGAATCATTAGTAAGACAATATAAAAACGGCATAGCAACTGCCTCGCAAGAACAGGCTTATAAAATTCAAAATGCTATCCATCAATTGGGTAAAGAGTTGTTGGCTGTGCAATTTTAA